One stretch of Microbacterium terrae DNA includes these proteins:
- a CDS encoding murein hydrolase activator EnvC family protein, giving the protein MTFIGAALRRRRSPHREHAPVVALRAGALVAMILVSAIAISEDAAVARGSAAAEAQPGRMYAPETAEPVAALADADDSAQPSWTWPLHGARVSAPFVAPPHAYGPGHRGIDLRPTADESVRAPAAGVVAFAGSVAGRGVLTIDHGDGWVSTLEPIDASVGVGASIGAGAPVGTLTRGGHAANGDLHFGVRLHGEYVNPLLLLGGVPRAVLLPCC; this is encoded by the coding sequence ATGACCTTCATCGGCGCCGCCCTCCGCCGTCGTCGCTCGCCCCATCGTGAGCATGCGCCCGTGGTCGCGCTGCGGGCCGGCGCCCTGGTGGCGATGATCCTCGTCTCGGCGATCGCCATCTCCGAGGATGCTGCCGTGGCGCGCGGTTCAGCCGCGGCAGAAGCACAGCCGGGTCGTATGTACGCGCCCGAGACCGCCGAGCCGGTCGCCGCCCTGGCGGATGCTGATGACTCCGCCCAGCCTTCCTGGACGTGGCCGCTGCACGGAGCGCGCGTGAGTGCGCCGTTCGTCGCCCCGCCTCACGCCTATGGGCCGGGGCATCGCGGCATCGACCTCCGGCCGACGGCTGACGAGTCCGTACGGGCGCCTGCTGCAGGAGTCGTCGCGTTCGCGGGATCCGTGGCGGGCAGAGGCGTGCTGACGATCGATCACGGCGACGGGTGGGTGTCGACCCTGGAGCCGATCGACGCATCGGTGGGCGTCGGTGCCTCGATCGGCGCTGGTGCTCCCGTCGGCACGCTGACGCGCGGCGGGCATGCCGCGAACGGAGACCTGCACTTCGGCGTGCGGCTGCACGGCGAGTACGTGAATCCTCTGCTGCTGCTCGGCGGAGTCCCCCGCGCCGTGCTGCTCCCCTGCTGCTGA
- a CDS encoding tyrosine-type recombinase/integrase: MQFHAASDAFLTHLAQVRRLSPATVRAYRSDLADLERSACRPSVADVDLEDLRQWLWVATQRGDARSTIARRTAAARSFFSWALDAGVIPTDPSLRLVAPKRGRTLPQVATATGMAEVLDGAAAAARDGDPVALRDHAMLELLYGAAIRVSELCGLDVDDVDRGRRTARVIGKGSKERVVPFGAPAGTALEAYLVRGRSALAARSGAELTRPGGALFLGVRGARIGPRAVYDVVARVVGPEVKAAVGPHALRHSAATHLLDGGADLRAVQEMLGHASLGTTQIYTHVSAERLAATYRLAHPRA, from the coding sequence ATGCAGTTCCACGCGGCATCCGACGCCTTCCTGACGCACCTCGCGCAGGTACGTCGGCTCTCCCCGGCGACGGTGCGGGCATATCGCTCCGATCTCGCCGACCTCGAGCGCTCGGCCTGTCGCCCGAGTGTCGCCGACGTCGATCTCGAAGACCTCCGGCAGTGGCTCTGGGTGGCGACGCAGCGCGGCGACGCGCGCTCCACGATCGCGCGCCGCACGGCTGCCGCCCGATCGTTCTTCTCCTGGGCGCTGGATGCCGGGGTGATCCCCACCGACCCGAGTCTGCGGCTCGTCGCGCCCAAGCGCGGGCGGACGCTGCCCCAGGTCGCGACCGCGACCGGGATGGCGGAGGTGCTCGATGGTGCAGCGGCGGCCGCGCGTGACGGCGACCCGGTGGCGCTCCGCGACCACGCCATGCTCGAGCTGCTCTACGGCGCTGCGATCCGTGTCTCCGAGCTGTGCGGCCTCGACGTCGACGACGTCGACCGCGGGCGGCGGACCGCGCGCGTCATCGGCAAGGGGTCGAAGGAACGCGTCGTTCCGTTCGGCGCGCCGGCCGGCACCGCGCTCGAGGCGTACCTCGTGCGCGGTCGCTCCGCACTGGCGGCGCGGTCGGGAGCGGAGCTGACTCGCCCCGGGGGTGCGCTGTTCCTCGGTGTGCGCGGCGCGCGGATCGGGCCCCGTGCGGTGTACGACGTCGTGGCGCGGGTGGTCGGCCCCGAGGTGAAGGCCGCGGTCGGGCCGCATGCGCTTCGGCATTCCGCAGCGACGCATCTGCTCGACGGCGGCGCCGATCTGCGGGCTGTGCAGGAGATGCTCGGACACGCGAGCCTCGGCACCACGCAGATCTACACGCACGTCTCCGCGGAGCGCCTCGCGGCGACGTATCGCCTCGCGCACCCGCGCGCCTGA
- the dprA gene encoding DNA-processing protein DprA yields the protein MTAIDVSADAARRALGASDEPDDVLIDRFARAAWSHLIEPGDGVAGRLIAHLGAGEALRRALADADVDGALTAQEYRDGRRRWLPRADAADVAHALMVARRHDIALLTPRDASWPSLLDDLGPHAPVCLWVRGDVTRIAPARAVAIVGARAASGYGEHVAQEMSADLAGSGVTVVSGAAYGIDAAAHRAALACDGPTVAVLAGGADRAYPAGNTRLIDTIAASGAIVSESPPGASPTKWRFLQRNRIIAAVSHATVVVEAGWRSGSLNTASHALAIGRRVGAVPGPVTSAASAGCHRLLRTEPVDCITCADDVREMIGIGGAVPLALPTDGRPPTDDLTRIRDALSARAWRDRDDIARRSGHAPDDAASLLGILLLGGEVESSDAGWRLVPRASARSA from the coding sequence GTGACCGCCATCGACGTCTCAGCCGACGCAGCACGCCGGGCGCTGGGCGCCAGCGACGAGCCGGACGACGTGCTCATCGACCGCTTCGCACGCGCTGCCTGGAGCCATCTCATCGAGCCGGGCGACGGTGTGGCCGGGCGCCTCATCGCGCACCTCGGAGCCGGCGAGGCGCTGCGGCGCGCGTTGGCCGATGCCGACGTCGACGGAGCGCTCACCGCCCAGGAGTACCGAGACGGCCGCCGTCGCTGGCTGCCGCGGGCCGATGCGGCAGACGTCGCCCATGCGCTGATGGTGGCGCGGCGTCATGACATAGCGCTGCTCACCCCGCGCGACGCGAGCTGGCCTTCCCTCCTCGACGACCTCGGGCCGCATGCGCCGGTGTGCCTGTGGGTGCGCGGCGACGTGACGCGCATCGCACCGGCCCGCGCTGTCGCGATCGTCGGTGCACGGGCTGCGTCGGGCTACGGAGAGCACGTGGCGCAGGAGATGTCGGCCGATCTCGCCGGGAGCGGGGTGACGGTGGTGTCAGGCGCCGCGTACGGCATCGACGCCGCTGCCCATCGCGCGGCGCTCGCGTGCGACGGCCCCACCGTCGCAGTTCTCGCGGGCGGGGCCGACCGTGCCTATCCGGCGGGCAACACCCGCCTCATCGACACCATCGCCGCCTCCGGTGCGATCGTCAGCGAGTCGCCGCCGGGCGCGAGTCCCACCAAATGGAGGTTCTTGCAGCGCAACCGCATCATCGCGGCGGTCTCGCACGCGACAGTGGTCGTCGAGGCCGGGTGGCGAAGCGGGTCGCTGAACACGGCGAGTCACGCGCTCGCGATCGGCCGGCGCGTGGGCGCGGTGCCGGGACCGGTCACGAGCGCCGCATCGGCGGGGTGTCATCGCCTCCTGCGCACCGAGCCGGTCGACTGCATCACCTGTGCCGACGACGTGCGCGAGATGATCGGCATCGGGGGAGCGGTGCCGCTCGCGTTGCCGACTGACGGGCGACCGCCGACCGATGACCTCACGCGCATCCGCGATGCCTTGAGCGCACGCGCGTGGCGTGACCGCGACGACATCGCCCGCCGAAGTGGCCACGCGCCCGACGACGCCGCGTCCCTCCTCGGCATCCTCCTCCTCGGGGGTGAGGTGGAGAGCTCGGATGCCGGGTGGCGACTGGTGCCACGTGCGTCGGCGCGCAGTGCCTGA
- the rpsB gene encoding 30S ribosomal protein S2 — MAVVTIRQLLDSGVHFGHQTRRWNPKVKRFILTERSGIHIIDLQQSLSYIDKAYEFVKETVAHGGTVLFVGTKKQAQEIIAEQATRVGQPYVNQRWLGGLLTNFSTVSKRLARMKELEELNFEDPAASGFTKKELLLKKRELDKLHKSLGGIRNLQKTPSAIWIVDAKREHLAVDEATKLGIPVIGILDTNADPDEFQYPIPGNDDAIRSVSLLTRIIADAAAEGLIQRHQPSEEAADAEPLADWERELLEQPAEVVEAPVAEAEVVEAAEVVEAPAAEAEAVEAPAAEAEVVEADAAATDK, encoded by the coding sequence ATGGCCGTCGTCACCATTCGCCAGCTGCTCGACAGCGGCGTCCACTTCGGACACCAGACCCGCCGGTGGAACCCGAAGGTCAAGCGCTTCATCCTCACGGAGCGCAGCGGCATCCACATCATCGACCTCCAGCAGTCGCTGTCGTACATCGACAAGGCGTACGAGTTCGTCAAGGAGACCGTCGCCCACGGCGGCACCGTCCTCTTCGTCGGCACCAAGAAGCAGGCGCAGGAGATCATCGCCGAGCAGGCGACCCGCGTGGGCCAGCCCTACGTGAACCAGCGCTGGCTGGGTGGTCTGCTGACCAACTTCTCGACCGTCTCCAAGCGCCTCGCGCGCATGAAGGAGCTCGAGGAGCTCAACTTCGAGGACCCCGCGGCGAGCGGCTTCACCAAGAAGGAGCTCCTGCTCAAGAAGCGCGAGCTCGACAAGCTGCACAAGTCGCTCGGCGGCATCCGCAACCTCCAGAAGACGCCGTCGGCGATCTGGATCGTCGACGCCAAGCGCGAGCACCTCGCGGTCGATGAGGCCACCAAGCTCGGCATCCCGGTGATCGGCATCCTCGACACCAACGCCGACCCCGACGAGTTCCAGTACCCGATCCCCGGCAACGACGACGCGATCCGCTCGGTGAGCCTGCTCACGCGCATCATCGCCGACGCCGCGGCCGAGGGCCTCATCCAGCGTCACCAGCCCAGCGAAGAGGCCGCAGACGCCGAGCCGCTCGCCGACTGGGAGCGCGAGCTGCTCGAGCAGCCCGCCGAGGTCGTCGAGGCGCCCGTCGCCGAGGCCGAGGTCGTCGAGGCCGCTGAGGTCGTCGAGGCTCCGGCAGCCGAGGCCGAGGCCGTCGAGGCACCCGCAGCCGAGGCTG